In Xanthomonas fragariae, the genomic window CACTGAAGTATTGGCGGTGTTGACGTCATCGTTGTTGCGCGCTGGCTGCATGTCCGGCACCGAGGTTCCGGCAGCGCGATAGAGGAAGCGACCTGCCTGCTGTTCCTGGGTGAACTTGTGCGTGGCCACCATGCGTGCACGGTGCTGCACCTGGGCACCATTGAGCCGCCAGCGGTGCACCATACCGTCGCCGTCGGACCAGTGCGCGTAGCGAAAACCCGCCCGTTCGGTCCATGCCGGACTGTTGCGATACAAGCTGCCAGCAAGGCCGTCTGGCAGCTTGCCGCGCAGGGCTGCGGTGGTCGGTCCGAATGTCGGGCTGGTCACGCTGCGCCATCTCAGCAGCCACGGCGTGCGCTGCAGCTGATCGTGAAACCGCGCCGCCTCGGCAGCCTGCGCTGGCAGGCTGCGCAGCGCCAAACCGCCAAATGCTGCACTGCCGGTAGCGGCCAACAAGGACTGTAGGAAACGACGGCGGTGCATGCACGGCTCCTTATGGCCAGCTCAGAGAACTCAGCGCATTTCCACGCTGATGTGTTTGCCGCTCGCAGGCAGGTCGAAGGCCGCCTCGTCGAACGTTGGCTTGCGCATTGTGTGTGGGTTATTGCTGAAACCGTAACCTTCCACCGGCATGCCAATCAGATTGGTTTCGAGCTTGCCGTTGCTGTTCTCGTCGTGATTGACCATCACCGCGTAACGGCCGGGCGGAAGGTTCTTGAACTGGATGTGCGGCGTGCTGCTGGTGATCGGTACGGTCTGCGCCTGCACCGGTCGTTGTGCACCATCCAGCTGTGCGGTTGAGGCAATCACCACCACACGCAACATGCCTTGCTGTGAGCGCAGGCCGCTCAAGCCCACGTCCAGATCCGCGGCGTGCGCGATGCCGCCGAGGAGCAAGCCCAAGATGCCGACCAGGGTGCAGGTCCTATACCGCATGCAAGTCTCCTTCAGTGCGCCGGATGCAACACGTACCCGGCCGTGCTACGCAACTGGGCAGGTCCTTGCAGTGGCGACCATCGCAGTCTCGATCCGCGCAACAATGCCTTGCGATGCACAGTGCCGCCATCGCGTTGAGCACGCGCGCCGCAAACCGACGCCATGCGCGGTTCCAGCACGATGGTCTGGCCGTTGCCTCCATACAGCAGCGTGTGTTGCGCATCCGGCTGTTTCGCGCGCAGGCCAGCGATTAAGATGCCCCCAGCATCCTGCTGACGAGGAGAACACGTTGATCATCCATCCCAAAGTGCGCGGCTTCATCTGCACCACCACGCACCCGCTTGGCTGCGAGCGCAATGTACTTGAGCAGATCGCCGCAACCCGTGCGCGCGGCGTGCGTCACGACGGCCCGAAAAAGGTGCTGGTGATCGGCGCGTCCAGCGGCTACGGCCTGGCCTCGCGCATCACCGCCGCGTTCGGCTTCGGCGCCGACACACTGGGCGTGTTCTTCGAAAAACACGGCAGCGCCACCAAGGCCGGCACCGCCGGCTGGTACAACTCGGCAGCCTTCGACACGCAGGCCAAGGCTGCAGGCCTGTACAGCAAGTCGATCAATGGCGATGCGTTTTCGGATGCCGCGCGCGCGCAGGTGATCGAGTTGATCAAGACCGAGATGGGCGGGCAGGTCGACCTGGTGGTGTACTCGCTGGCTTCGCCGGTGCGCAAGCTGCCGGGCACGGGTGAAGTGAAGCGTTCTGCGCTCAAGCCGATCGGGCAGACCTACACCGCCACCGCCATCGACACCAACAAAGACACCATCATCCAGGCCTCGATCGAGCCGGCCACCGAGCAGGAGATCGAAGACACCATCAACGTGATGGGCGGGCAGGATTGGGAATTGTGGATCGATGCGCTGGAAGGCGCCGGCGTGCTCGCCGATGGCGCGCGCAGCGTGGCCTTCAGCTATATCGGCACCGAGATCACCTGGCCGATCTATTGGCACGGCGCACTGGGCAAGGCCAAGGTCGATCTGGACCACACCGCGCAGCGCTTGAACGCGCGCCTGAGCAAGTATGGTGGCAGCGCCAATGT contains:
- a CDS encoding DUF2141 domain-containing protein, which encodes MRYRTCTLVGILGLLLGGIAHAADLDVGLSGLRSQQGMLRVVVIASTAQLDGAQRPVQAQTVPITSSTPHIQFKNLPPGRYAVMVNHDENSNGKLETNLIGMPVEGYGFSNNPHTMRKPTFDEAAFDLPASGKHISVEMR
- the fabV gene encoding enoyl-ACP reductase FabV; the encoded protein is MIIHPKVRGFICTTTHPLGCERNVLEQIAATRARGVRHDGPKKVLVIGASSGYGLASRITAAFGFGADTLGVFFEKHGSATKAGTAGWYNSAAFDTQAKAAGLYSKSINGDAFSDAARAQVIELIKTEMGGQVDLVVYSLASPVRKLPGTGEVKRSALKPIGQTYTATAIDTNKDTIIQASIEPATEQEIEDTINVMGGQDWELWIDALEGAGVLADGARSVAFSYIGTEITWPIYWHGALGKAKVDLDHTAQRLNARLSKYGGSANVAVLKSVVTQASAAIPVMPLYISMVYKIMKEKGLHEGTIEQLDRLFRERLYREDGQPAEVDDENRLRLDDWELRDDVQDACKALWPQVTTENLFALTDYAGYKYEFLKLFGFERNDVDYDADVATDVTLDCIELG